AGGATCAATTACGAGCGACTTAAAAAAGCGTACGCGGGAGAGGGGTCGGTCCCCTCGCAGGACCTCCTCGTACCTGAGGTGCTCGAGCTCTCTCCCCACGAATCGGACATACTTTCGAGGCACGGAGCCGAGCTCGGGCACCTGGGGCTCCGCATCGAGGGGTTCGGCGAGAACACGTTTATCGTCAGGAGCGTCCCGGCTATCCTGAAAAACACCGACCTCAAACGTCTCGTGAGAGACATCGTATCGGAGATAAAGGAGTCGGGTGCGGAGAAGAGCCTTACGGACAAAATAGATACGGTGATTTCAACCATGGCGTGCCACTCTTCGATAAGGGCGAACTACGAGCTCAATCCCGAGAAGATGAGGGCGCTGCTTCAGGAGCTCGACCTCGCCCGGTTCCCGCATTCCTGCCCCCACGGGAGGCCAGTTGCGAGAGAGCTTTCCTACACGGACATAGAGAGGATGTTCAAAAGGACATAAGACATGAAGGAACGTATTATATCGAGACTCAGGGAAAGCGCCGATATAAAGCTCCGCTTCGCGAAGGAATCCGTGGCGGAGGTGCAGGAAGCCGCTTCGACCATAATCAAGTCGCTGAGGTCGGGCGGGAAGGTGCTGATCTTCGGCAACGGGGGGAGCGCGGCCGACTCGCAGCATATCGCGGCCGAATTCGTGAACAGGTACTCTAAGTTAAGGAAGGCGCTCCCGGCCCTTGCGCTTACGACCGACTCTTCCATACTCACGTCCGTACCCAACGACGGCTCCTTCGACGACGTGTTTTCGCGGCAGATCGAAGCGCTCGGGGTCAAGGGGGATGTAGCCTGGGGCATAACCACGAGCGGGAAATCGGAAAACGTGCTCAAAGCCTTCAAGACCGCCGGGACAATGGGGCTGAAAACGATCGCTTTCACGGGGCAGGACAGGAGCAGGGTCGAAAAGGCGGTCGACTGCTGCGTAAGCGTCCCTTCCAAGTCCACCCCCAGGGTGCAGGAGCTCCACATTACGCTCGCGCACATAGTATGCGAGCTCGTTGAGGAGTCGCTTGCCGCGAAGAAGGAGCCTTCCAGGAAAGAGGCGCCCAAGGCCGAGACCTGAGGCCGCTGTATAAAGCGATTTTCGACCTGTCCTTGAAATGTCGGATTCATAGGAAATAATTTCAGTGCCCGTGGAAACGAGATGCCCCAAGTGCGGCAAGCTTTCTCCCTGGGAAGGGAATAAGTGGAGGCCCTTCTGCTCCGAGAGGTGCAAGATGGCCGACCTCGGCGCGTGGGTGACCGAAGGCTACAGGATACCGGGCGGCCATGATGACGTCGGGGAACCCGATGAAAACGCCCACGACGATGAAGAGGATGAATAGTCCCGGGTTTAGACTTTAAATAAATCAGGAGGTAAGCATTAGATGGCAGTAGTACAGACTAATCAGTTCCATAAAGGCCTCAAGATAGAATACGAGGGCGGGATATGGGAGATAATCGAATACAGTCATTCCAAGATGGCGCAGAGGAGCGCCGTAATGAAGACTAAAATAAGAAACGTGGTAACGGGGGCCGTCCAGGAGAAGAACTTCAGGTCGGGCGATTCTTTCCGCGTGCCCGATACGGAGAGGAAGTCGATGCAGTTCCTCTATAAAGACGAGATCGGGTTTCACTTCATGGACCTCGAAACATACGAGCAGAACACACTGAGCGCGGCCCAGGTGGGAGAGGTGGCGAGCTTCATTAAAGAGCAGCAGGAGGTGACGGTCCTCTATTTCAACGGCGAGCCCATGGGAGTCGAGCTCCCGACGGCGGTCGAGCTCGAGATAAAGGACACTGAGCCCGGCATGAGGGGCGACACCGTCACAGGAGCGACGAAACCCGCCGTGCTCGAAACAGGCGCCACGATTCAGGTACCCTTGTTTATAGATGTCGGAGACGTAATAAAGGTCGATACAAGGACAGGGGCGTATCTGGAGAGAATGAAAAAGAAATAGATTGTCAGTGAATTAAATATATTGACAACCAGTCATGCGTCGATTATTCCGGTTGCGAACGTTCTGACCCGGCCCGATTCGAAATGCAGGGCCGGGGTCGGCGCGAATTGCATATCCTGCATTTCCTCTTGCAGATTCAGTTACAAGCGGGAATCCCCGAAACCTTTTCCGAAATCTTAAGTTAATAAATAACAAGGCTGAATTGGCTCCAAATGGACATTGACATTGAGCTTATGCTGAGGACAAAGTCTGGGGACGACGGTGCATTCAGCGAATTGATGAGGAGGCATTACAAAGGGGTTGTGAATTATATATACAGATATACAAATCTCAAAGAAAATTCCGAGGACCTCGCCCAGGAGGTTTTCCTGAGAATTTACAAATCCAGGAAGAGCTACAGGCCCGACGCCAAGTTCTCGACGTGGCTCTACAAGATCGCGACCAACGTGAGCCTCACGCACGTAAGGAAAAAGAACGTAAGCCTGAGCCTGGACGAGCTCAACGACGAGAAGGGCGAAATCGGGGACCCGGAGCTCGATATCGCCGACGATCTGATCTACAGAAAGGAGATAAAGGACGTAATATTTGAGGCTATGGAGTCTTTGCCTGAGAGGGAGAAAGTTGCTATTATGCTCTGTAAATACGAGGGGCTCTCTTACGAAGAGGTCTCCCAGGTGCTCGAGTGCACCGTGGGCGCGGTCAAGGCCTACGTTCACAGGGGCAGGATGAAGCTGATAGAAAGGCTTAAGCCTTACTTGCCCGGAGGAGGAGAGTATGGAGTGTAGGGATTACAGGGAGCTCATAATCGGCTACTCTTCAGGCGATTTGCCCGACGCCGAAAGATCTTCGGTCGAGGCTCATATAGGCGGATGCGAGGAGTGCAGGCTCTACCTCTCACGGTCAGAGCGCGTCTGGGATCTTCTCGACGGCTGGCAGGGGGTCGAGCCCCGGAGCGACTTCGTTTCGGGCTTCTGGGTGCGCGTGGCCCGTGAAGAGAGGGAGTCGGGCTCGGGCTTCTTCGCCCGCTTTAAAAAGCTCAAGTTCAACCTCGCCCTCGCAGGCGCTCTCGCGACGGTGATTATAGTGGGGATGTTTACGTTCGTATTATTCAAACCGGATTCCGGATTCAGGGGCTATGCCGAAAATGACGCCGAGGACGAGCAGATACTGCTCGAGCTTGACAGCGCCACATCTAGGGAGACCGCTGATGCGTTGTCCATATACGGCCCGTGGGAAAACAGGGTCGAAATCATGAAAATAAACGGCTACGGAGATATGAATTGAGGGTATCGCTTGCATTGGCAATAGCCACCTGTCTATTATCGGTAAATGCTTTTGGATTTATAAGCGGCGAGATCCATTATAAATGGTGGAAGAACCCCAGGATTAAAGAGGAGATGGAGCTCACGGATAAACAGGTCGAGTCCATAGAGGAAATCTTTTCTTCCTACAGGGAGCAGATAATACTCTTCCAGAGGGAGCTCAAGAGGGAAGAGGCCGAGCTGCTCACGGTTCTGAGAAAGCCCGAATGCTCGAGGGACGAGGTGATGGAGATAACCGACCATATAGAGGACATGAAGGCGACCCTCACACGCATCAAGATAGAGATGTATCTCAAGATTAAAAACGTGCTCACTCCCGATCAGGAGAAAACCCTTCATATCATCAAGGATAGGTATAGAGGGAGGTCGCACTGAGTAATGCGTCCCCGGTCCGGGTAAGCGTATAGACGCCCCGCATACTTGTCGCAGGCTCCCTTAATTACCCCGGCAATGCGATATTTACACCCCCTTTAATGGGTATAGAATTTAATCCGGGGGGAGTGCCCCCCGCCCGAAATCTTCGCTTGCCGGAGCCGGTCAGAGATGAGAGTCTCCCATGCGCTCACGATATTCACTCACCTTATGGCCCTGGCGGGCTTCCTTTCGATCTCGCTCACGGGCGCGGTCGGCCGGCCGGTCATAGCCGTATTTTCGATTTCCCTTGCCCTGAGCTTCTACAACGAAAGATACGGGAAGGGCTATTATATCGGCCACGGCTTATCCACCGCGCTCGCCTTTCTCCTCGTCCTCTACGCCGCGTCGGGCGTTTTTCTCTTAGGCGTCGAGCTTTTCAAAGCCATACTCGAATTCCTCATTTTCGTCCAGGTCCTGAAGCTCCTCGGCAGAAAGCAAATGAGGGACATAATACAGATCTACGCGCTCAGCTTTTTTCAATTCGTGGCCGGGACCGTAGTCACCGTCAGTTTTTCGTACTCGGCCGCATTCGTGCTCTACATAGCGGTCGCCGTGTGCGCGATTATCGTCTTTGAGATGAGGAGGGGCGCGATCGAGGCCGGGAGCCCGGGCGATAGCGACCCGGGGCTTGTCACCCCTCCTTTCCTCGGCACCGCTTTCGTTCTGAGCATCTGCATCCTCCTCACGGCGGCGCTCATATTCATATCCGTCCCGAGGCTTCGGGGGAGCTACTTCAGCTCGGGCTTCCTCAGGACCGGGGAGCTCCGGAGCGGCTTCTCGGACGAGGTCAGGCTCGGCAGGGTAGGCGAGATCAAGTTAGACGGCTCGCCCGTGATGATGGTCAGGGTTCTCGACCGCGAGATAGCCGACGTCCCCTATCCCGTCTACTGGAGGGGCGTGGCGCTCGAGGAATTCGACGGGGAGTCCTGGCGGTCGGGCTCGGCCGGCTACAGTATATATAAGCCGGGCCCTGACGGAAGGGTCGCCGTCGGCGGCAATGCGGCCGGGAAGAAGGGGGATATTCTCGAGCAGGAAATAATAACGGAGCCCCTCGATACGGACGTCCTTTTTTCAGCCAATTTCCCGCTCGGCTTCGGTTCCGTCCCGGGGGGCAGGGTGGCCGCGGTCAACGACTCGTACAGCCTCCGCGACAGGGTATCGTACAGGATAAAATACTACGCCGTCTCCGA
This DNA window, taken from Thermodesulfobacteriota bacterium, encodes the following:
- a CDS encoding DUF3488 and transglutaminase-like domain-containing protein, translated to MRVSHALTIFTHLMALAGFLSISLTGAVGRPVIAVFSISLALSFYNERYGKGYYIGHGLSTALAFLLVLYAASGVFLLGVELFKAILEFLIFVQVLKLLGRKQMRDIIQIYALSFFQFVAGTVVTVSFSYSAAFVLYIAVAVCAIIVFEMRRGAIEAGSPGDSDPGLVTPPFLGTAFVLSICILLTAALIFISVPRLRGSYFSSGFLRTGELRSGFSDEVRLGRVGEIKLDGSPVMMVRVLDREIADVPYPVYWRGVALEEFDGESWRSGSAGYSIYKPGPDGRVAVGGNAAGKKGDILEQEIITEPLDTDVLFSANFPLGFGSVPGGRVAAVNDSYSLRDRVSYRIKYYAVSDIGAPSPDELRNDDSAYPDGMDAYLKLPPLGSRVKELTLEITSPESNAYDKALSIKRYLLANYSYTRTLEPGSRGFPIEDFLFAGKEGHCEYFATAMAVLLREAGIPSRVVNGFIGGSPNEHGNFFLVRESDAHSWVEAYFPEHGWVTFDPTPEGAVSPAPGLFPLVSSYVDYLRYRWSRYVIDFSEGDQMRLLNEARDKWSWKKKTLFVDRGGKSLFGYRAAAIIAVLVLCLWLASSGPGIKSRLRLRSKSSRDKASGIYRQALAYLSRKGFPKPESMTASEFSESLVKSGHPASSVMKLLTDKYLALRYGGSADEEGLRLLSGLLGRLRRNT
- a CDS encoding D-sedoheptulose 7-phosphate isomerase, whose product is MKERIISRLRESADIKLRFAKESVAEVQEAASTIIKSLRSGGKVLIFGNGGSAADSQHIAAEFVNRYSKLRKALPALALTTDSSILTSVPNDGSFDDVFSRQIEALGVKGDVAWGITTSGKSENVLKAFKTAGTMGLKTIAFTGQDRSRVEKAVDCCVSVPSKSTPRVQELHITLAHIVCELVEESLAAKKEPSRKEAPKAET
- a CDS encoding sigma-70 family RNA polymerase sigma factor, with the translated sequence MDIDIELMLRTKSGDDGAFSELMRRHYKGVVNYIYRYTNLKENSEDLAQEVFLRIYKSRKSYRPDAKFSTWLYKIATNVSLTHVRKKNVSLSLDELNDEKGEIGDPELDIADDLIYRKEIKDVIFEAMESLPEREKVAIMLCKYEGLSYEEVSQVLECTVGAVKAYVHRGRMKLIERLKPYLPGGGEYGV
- a CDS encoding DNA gyrase inhibitor YacG, with the protein product MPVETRCPKCGKLSPWEGNKWRPFCSERCKMADLGAWVTEGYRIPGGHDDVGEPDENAHDDEEDE
- a CDS encoding zf-HC2 domain-containing protein, whose translation is MECRDYRELIIGYSSGDLPDAERSSVEAHIGGCEECRLYLSRSERVWDLLDGWQGVEPRSDFVSGFWVRVAREERESGSGFFARFKKLKFNLALAGALATVIIVGMFTFVLFKPDSGFRGYAENDAEDEQILLELDSATSRETADALSIYGPWENRVEIMKINGYGDMN
- the efp gene encoding elongation factor P, translated to MAVVQTNQFHKGLKIEYEGGIWEIIEYSHSKMAQRSAVMKTKIRNVVTGAVQEKNFRSGDSFRVPDTERKSMQFLYKDEIGFHFMDLETYEQNTLSAAQVGEVASFIKEQQEVTVLYFNGEPMGVELPTAVELEIKDTEPGMRGDTVTGATKPAVLETGATIQVPLFIDVGDVIKVDTRTGAYLERMKKK